One Mycolicibacterium fluoranthenivorans DNA segment encodes these proteins:
- a CDS encoding ABC transporter permease gives MAGQWATFIAQTLWLLPITVRKYRRETLQVMNNLAWGKGSIVVDGGVISVLGILGITVGAIVAIEAFATLNLIGLGALSGVIGGWGNVREMAPLVAGVAFASQAGCRMTAEIGSMRIAEEIDATEAMGLRAIPYVVGTRVIGGLICVIPGFLLTLVVSFVTCDVVIRILYGQPGGTYHHYFVEFLTPGDIAASLLKATVYCTAVTLIHCYYGFFASGGPVGVGEASGRAIRASLVTIMVLDLTTTIMLWGLRPEFVFKG, from the coding sequence ATGGCGGGCCAATGGGCGACGTTCATTGCGCAGACACTGTGGTTGCTGCCGATCACGGTGCGCAAGTACCGGCGCGAGACGCTGCAGGTGATGAACAACCTGGCCTGGGGCAAAGGGTCGATCGTCGTCGACGGCGGCGTCATCAGCGTGTTGGGGATTCTGGGTATCACCGTCGGCGCCATCGTGGCGATCGAGGCCTTTGCGACACTGAATCTGATCGGGCTGGGCGCCCTGTCCGGGGTGATCGGTGGCTGGGGCAACGTCCGGGAGATGGCTCCGCTGGTGGCCGGGGTGGCATTCGCCTCACAGGCCGGTTGCCGGATGACGGCCGAGATCGGGTCGATGCGCATCGCCGAGGAGATCGATGCCACCGAGGCGATGGGGCTGCGAGCTATTCCGTATGTCGTGGGAACCCGGGTGATCGGTGGATTGATCTGTGTCATACCGGGATTCCTGTTGACTCTCGTCGTGAGTTTCGTGACCTGCGATGTGGTGATCCGGATCCTCTACGGACAGCCCGGCGGCACCTACCATCATTACTTCGTCGAGTTCCTGACCCCGGGTGATATCGCTGCCTCGTTGTTGAAGGCGACCGTGTACTGCACCGCCGTGACGCTGATCCATTGCTATTACGGATTTTTCGCCTCGGGTGGTCCGGTGGGTGTCGGGGAGGCCTCCGGCCGGGCGATCCGGGCAAGCCTGGTCACGATCATGGTCCTCGATCTCACGACCACCATCATGCTGTGGGGTCTGCGCCCAGAGTTCGTGTTCAAAGGTTAG
- a CDS encoding spirocyclase AveC family protein yields MTKVGGGLTLGDTAQMRSGQTRPADTRELGGGVSLWALLGVFWILFVGQAWTRWALSDDQFAPAPIFGPDTFSDSSLAVLRIIELVSLVIAAVTIWTFLIRPLWRQRQLTLDGMIVIGSLLAAGIDPMINYFHYTFAWNAHALNLGSWLAFFPLHQGPTRYAEGIAWFVPQYLYLGIGLAAIECKIILALRRRHPGIANIRSFSMAFVVILLLDIVIEQLFVRTQVYAFPRTWDALTVFAGTQYQFPVYESVFVAAYAAGFTYLRMSAHDSPDGLPWVHRGIQRWSPRLRTPVKLLSIVGFCAVWAALSYFIPWSWMSVNADSIISVPTFMMPG; encoded by the coding sequence ATGACGAAGGTCGGGGGTGGCCTCACGCTTGGCGATACCGCTCAGATGCGGTCTGGGCAGACCCGGCCGGCGGACACCCGGGAACTGGGCGGTGGGGTGTCGTTGTGGGCACTGCTCGGCGTCTTCTGGATCCTGTTCGTCGGGCAGGCCTGGACCCGTTGGGCGCTGTCCGACGACCAGTTCGCGCCGGCACCGATCTTCGGCCCCGACACGTTCTCGGATAGCTCCCTGGCGGTGCTGCGGATCATCGAACTGGTGAGTCTGGTCATCGCGGCAGTGACCATCTGGACGTTTCTCATCCGACCGCTATGGCGTCAAAGGCAATTGACTCTGGACGGCATGATCGTCATCGGCTCGCTGCTCGCCGCCGGCATCGATCCGATGATCAACTACTTCCACTACACCTTCGCCTGGAATGCCCACGCGCTGAACCTCGGTTCCTGGCTGGCGTTCTTCCCGCTGCATCAGGGCCCCACCCGCTATGCGGAGGGAATCGCCTGGTTCGTGCCCCAGTACCTCTACTTGGGGATAGGGCTGGCGGCCATCGAGTGCAAGATCATCCTTGCACTGCGGCGGCGCCACCCGGGGATAGCCAACATTCGTTCGTTCAGTATGGCCTTCGTCGTGATCCTGTTGCTGGATATCGTGATTGAACAGCTGTTCGTGCGGACTCAGGTCTACGCCTTCCCACGTACGTGGGATGCACTCACCGTGTTCGCGGGAACGCAGTACCAGTTTCCCGTGTACGAGAGCGTCTTCGTAGCCGCCTACGCCGCAGGCTTCACCTATCTGCGGATGTCGGCTCACGACAGTCCTGACGGGCTGCCCTGGGTGCATCGCGGAATTCAACGCTGGTCACCACGACTGCGGACGCCGGTCAAGCTGTTGTCGATCGTGGGGTTCTGCGCGGTATGGGCGGCCCTGAGCTACTTCATTCCGTGGAGCTGGATGTCGGTGAACGCCGATTCGATCATCTCCGTCCCGACTTTCATGATGCCGGGCTGA
- a CDS encoding MlaE family ABC transporter permease: MSEFERQADDLEAIQAPDEMLDGTAVATLARPVPHIGRESPRAKPRGGLGVTLSLAKTGANTFAKKVGSLPARSAATMGRSVILAASVLRYAVTDTLSLKLSFGELIIQAWSLLKVTALPAILMAIPFGGMVAVQVSGLVNEVGANSLVGAVTGVAVLRQGAPVTAGLLMGGAAAAAIASDFGARAIREELDALRTLGIDPVRRLVVPRFLALQLITPILVVIVIAMGVGAAFVIATTVNGVTPGSFWLSFGSFAKMVDLWFTLAKGFLFAAIVAVISAQRGMEAKGGPRGVADAVNASVVLNVILIIGVNLGITQLQTMFFPMAVA; the protein is encoded by the coding sequence ATGAGTGAGTTCGAACGTCAGGCAGATGATCTCGAAGCTATCCAGGCGCCCGACGAGATGCTCGACGGCACGGCGGTCGCGACGTTGGCCCGCCCAGTACCGCACATCGGGAGGGAGTCACCCAGGGCGAAACCGCGCGGCGGTCTCGGCGTCACCCTGTCGCTGGCGAAGACCGGCGCCAACACCTTCGCGAAGAAGGTCGGCTCCCTTCCAGCGCGTAGCGCTGCGACGATGGGACGCAGCGTCATTCTCGCGGCGTCGGTATTGCGATACGCGGTGACGGATACGTTGTCGTTGAAATTGTCTTTTGGTGAGTTGATCATTCAGGCTTGGTCATTGTTGAAGGTCACGGCGCTGCCGGCGATCTTGATGGCGATACCGTTCGGCGGCATGGTCGCGGTGCAGGTCTCCGGTCTTGTCAACGAGGTGGGGGCGAATTCGCTCGTGGGTGCCGTGACCGGCGTGGCGGTTCTGCGCCAGGGCGCGCCCGTGACGGCCGGGCTGTTGATGGGGGGCGCCGCGGCGGCCGCGATCGCGTCGGACTTTGGGGCGCGAGCGATTCGCGAGGAGTTGGACGCGTTGCGCACGTTGGGTATTGATCCCGTGCGCCGCTTGGTGGTGCCCCGGTTTCTGGCCTTGCAGTTGATCACCCCGATCCTCGTGGTGATCGTGATTGCCATGGGCGTCGGTGCGGCGTTCGTGATCGCCACGACGGTCAACGGGGTGACACCGGGCAGCTTCTGGCTGTCCTTCGGTTCATTCGCGAAGATGGTTGATCTGTGGTTCACCTTGGCGAAGGGCTTCCTCTTCGCTGCGATCGTGGCGGTGATCTCTGCTCAGCGCGGAATGGAAGCCAAAGGCGGGCCGCGTGGGGTGGCCGACGCCGTGAACGCCTCGGTGGTGCTCAACGTCATCCTGATCATCGGCGTCAACCTGGGGATCACCCAGCTGCAAACCATGTTCTTCCCGATGGCGGTGGCGTAG
- a CDS encoding phytoene desaturase family protein: MQPQSTSTRALPREADYVIVGAGHNGLTAACYLAKAGHSVAVLEASPTVGGMTSTNATLPSAPGHLFNEGAIQLTGIFRLSGVAEELELHKYGLRQISVDPAHVQLAPDGSSLAIWKDASRTADELRRFSPRDARVWLDLANALDPAMDLVVAYMKSHPLRPWNKEMAKAVARAARHPKQLWSLRQLATASHTEFLEENFESELPKGALAAMAAFSQMRLDMTAWAMIYLGVVQKVANAMPVGGTGALPAALHRCLLAHGGTVHTDTRVHELLMESDRVAGVQLESGQVVKARNAVITTCNPVITLNQLLPEGVLDSRLSARARDIPIRKTHATSLKINVAINGEVSMPRHEKWRGDGLDLRKYLVAWHTLDEQDAGWNALVRGEWPDPVPVSCAIIPSAVDPTQAPPGRSNLWLWSGVIPVTPAEPWGDVRDKIGDSVLRDSAMYYEGLESLEIDRAVLGGPDIEQRFNAPAGNVYHVDPLITRFGPLKPAAGFGAYRTPVKGLYLSGAGTHPVGGVCALPGKLAAQTVLRDQAR, from the coding sequence ATGCAACCACAATCCACGTCCACCCGGGCCTTGCCGCGGGAAGCGGACTACGTGATCGTCGGCGCAGGGCACAACGGTCTGACAGCCGCGTGCTATCTGGCTAAGGCGGGCCACTCCGTTGCCGTCCTGGAGGCGTCTCCAACCGTCGGTGGAATGACGTCGACCAACGCCACGCTGCCGAGTGCGCCCGGGCACCTGTTCAACGAAGGGGCCATCCAACTCACCGGAATCTTCCGGTTATCCGGCGTCGCTGAGGAACTCGAACTGCACAAGTACGGGCTGAGGCAGATCTCGGTCGACCCCGCGCACGTGCAGCTGGCGCCGGATGGGAGTTCACTGGCGATCTGGAAAGATGCCAGTCGCACTGCCGACGAACTGCGACGGTTCTCTCCGCGAGATGCCCGGGTGTGGCTCGATCTGGCCAACGCGCTTGATCCTGCGATGGATCTGGTTGTCGCCTACATGAAGTCGCATCCGTTGCGGCCGTGGAACAAGGAGATGGCAAAGGCGGTAGCGCGCGCGGCGCGACATCCCAAACAGCTGTGGTCGCTGCGCCAGCTGGCGACCGCGTCGCACACCGAATTCCTGGAAGAGAACTTCGAGTCCGAACTGCCCAAGGGCGCCTTGGCGGCGATGGCTGCCTTCTCCCAGATGCGATTGGACATGACCGCGTGGGCGATGATCTATCTCGGCGTGGTCCAGAAGGTGGCCAACGCCATGCCTGTCGGAGGTACCGGGGCCTTGCCGGCCGCACTACACCGTTGCCTGCTCGCACACGGCGGGACGGTGCACACCGACACCCGGGTGCACGAGTTGTTGATGGAATCGGACCGCGTCGCCGGCGTGCAACTTGAAAGCGGTCAGGTGGTGAAGGCACGGAACGCGGTGATCACCACCTGCAATCCCGTGATCACATTGAACCAGCTTCTGCCAGAGGGTGTCTTGGACAGCCGGCTCTCAGCACGCGCCAGGGATATCCCGATACGCAAAACGCACGCCACCTCACTGAAGATCAATGTCGCGATCAACGGGGAGGTGTCCATGCCGCGCCACGAGAAGTGGCGCGGTGACGGACTGGACCTGCGCAAGTACCTGGTGGCCTGGCATACCCTCGACGAGCAGGACGCCGGGTGGAACGCCCTGGTGCGAGGGGAGTGGCCTGACCCGGTCCCGGTCAGCTGCGCGATCATTCCGTCAGCTGTGGATCCTACGCAGGCGCCTCCGGGCCGCAGCAACCTGTGGTTGTGGTCCGGTGTCATCCCTGTGACGCCCGCCGAGCCTTGGGGAGACGTACGTGACAAGATCGGGGACTCGGTACTCCGGGATAGCGCAATGTATTACGAAGGACTCGAGTCTCTGGAGATCGACCGCGCGGTATTGGGCGGGCCGGATATCGAGCAACGCTTCAATGCCCCCGCCGGCAACGTCTATCACGTTGACCCTCTCATCACGCGGTTCGGGCCGCTGAAGCCGGCTGCCGGGTTTGGCGCCTACCGAACTCCCGTGAAGGGTCTCTACCTCAGCGGTGCCGGGACGCACCCGGTGGGTGGAGTATGTGCACTGCCCGGAAAGCTTGCCGCGCAAACTGTTCTGCGTGATCAGGCGAGGTAG
- a CDS encoding MlaD family protein, producing the protein MSADAERRRLIVIGGAVLSCCALVCALVVTNPFRGRASDRMSVVMDLPYVGQGVATGSPLIMHGVTVGKVTSVSSLPKGTVRLNADLESAPTAKLTDALKVDFRPANYFGVTGINLMPGEGGTRLHDGVRITTVPTGNFTLQALLSRMGEITDGVVTPQLVDVMNRATRYTDGLNPLIESMVTAAESVTKVQTVSTEQLLRNATGISVAFPGFLDAATAAGYGFNQGSGFVTFNVSGRDALPGQDMVAVPGQPQTEEYWQTRSKATLNVIANGLFGALGKLLASHPADLLPLVNGIQSLTDTVPGLIPPVGLNDTLVELRTRFERLYAGSPEQRALQVHIVLDQIPGVQAPVSALGGP; encoded by the coding sequence ATGTCGGCGGATGCCGAGAGACGCAGGTTGATCGTCATCGGTGGGGCGGTGCTCTCGTGCTGCGCGTTGGTGTGCGCACTCGTGGTGACGAATCCGTTCCGAGGTCGCGCTTCCGACCGCATGTCGGTGGTGATGGATCTTCCGTATGTCGGGCAGGGGGTGGCCACCGGTTCTCCCCTGATCATGCACGGTGTCACCGTGGGGAAGGTGACATCGGTGTCGAGTCTGCCCAAAGGCACCGTGCGGCTCAACGCTGACTTGGAGTCCGCGCCCACTGCGAAACTCACCGATGCGCTGAAAGTGGATTTCCGGCCTGCCAACTACTTCGGTGTCACCGGCATCAACCTGATGCCGGGCGAAGGGGGCACGCGCCTGCACGACGGCGTGCGGATCACGACGGTCCCCACCGGAAACTTCACTCTGCAGGCGTTGCTGTCGCGGATGGGTGAAATCACCGACGGGGTGGTGACCCCGCAACTGGTGGACGTCATGAATCGGGCCACCCGCTACACCGACGGGCTCAACCCGCTGATCGAATCCATGGTGACGGCAGCCGAATCCGTGACGAAGGTGCAGACCGTCAGCACCGAACAGTTGCTGCGGAATGCCACGGGTATCAGCGTGGCGTTTCCGGGCTTCCTGGACGCGGCCACTGCCGCCGGGTACGGCTTCAACCAAGGGTCGGGGTTCGTCACCTTCAACGTCTCCGGTCGAGACGCACTGCCCGGACAGGACATGGTCGCCGTTCCTGGTCAGCCGCAGACCGAGGAGTACTGGCAGACCCGGTCCAAGGCGACGCTGAACGTCATCGCGAATGGACTGTTCGGCGCGCTGGGCAAGCTGTTGGCGTCTCATCCCGCCGACTTGCTTCCCTTGGTCAACGGGATCCAGAGCCTCACCGATACGGTGCCGGGCCTGATCCCCCCGGTGGGGCTCAACGACACGTTGGTGGAACTGCGGACCCGATTCGAAAGGCTCTACGCGGGCTCGCCGGAACAGCGGGCTTTGCAGGTGCATATCGTGCTGGACCAGATCCCGGGTGTGCAGGCTCCGGTCAGTGCTCTGGGGGGACCATGA
- a CDS encoding MlaD family protein gives MAVATVGISATLVLSSCASITVDALPQPGGTHGAGYQVVIEFANVLNLPDRAKVVQDGTTVGVVTNVALKDDHVDVAIQIDEGVAVPSNIRATLQQSTVLGDTYVALERPEADDTAKAVPAGGRIPLAQSTSPPQLEDTLANLANFVGSGAIQRAQNTIIGLNHVTPARQQDLRSMVSRVTTDLRDLSDNIDTVDTWLDGVSGTVDVMHRNLPAYQYWFSPAGMTGFDRATVAASYIGTVVPSVGSIYSGGFWLVPLLDSLGKAVGAVQQSKWDFEREAPAWRKLFIEDFFPVDKNPAINITSITGPDGREMIGNVQDVLRILGATP, from the coding sequence ATGGCAGTGGCGACCGTCGGCATCTCCGCCACCTTGGTGCTCTCGTCGTGCGCCTCCATCACCGTTGACGCACTACCTCAGCCGGGTGGTACCCACGGTGCCGGCTATCAGGTGGTCATTGAATTCGCCAATGTGTTGAATCTGCCGGACAGGGCGAAAGTGGTGCAGGATGGCACGACGGTCGGTGTGGTCACGAACGTCGCCTTGAAAGACGATCACGTCGACGTCGCGATACAGATCGACGAGGGCGTTGCGGTGCCGTCCAATATTCGTGCCACGCTGCAGCAGTCGACGGTGCTCGGCGACACCTACGTGGCCCTCGAGCGTCCGGAAGCCGACGACACGGCGAAGGCCGTGCCGGCAGGGGGACGAATTCCCCTGGCACAGAGCACATCGCCGCCCCAGCTTGAGGACACGTTGGCCAATCTGGCCAACTTCGTGGGCAGCGGAGCCATCCAGCGCGCGCAGAACACCATCATCGGGTTGAACCACGTCACGCCGGCCAGACAACAGGATCTGCGCTCCATGGTCAGTCGTGTCACCACGGATCTGAGGGACCTGTCGGACAATATCGACACCGTAGACACATGGTTGGACGGGGTTTCGGGCACCGTGGACGTGATGCACCGTAACCTTCCCGCCTACCAGTACTGGTTCTCACCGGCCGGCATGACCGGTTTCGATCGGGCAACCGTGGCGGCAAGTTATATCGGAACCGTCGTTCCTTCTGTCGGCAGCATCTACAGCGGTGGATTCTGGCTTGTGCCACTACTGGATTCGCTGGGCAAGGCCGTGGGTGCTGTGCAGCAGAGCAAATGGGACTTCGAGCGTGAGGCACCCGCCTGGCGCAAGTTGTTCATCGAGGACTTCTTTCCCGTGGACAAGAACCCGGCGATCAACATCACCTCTATCACCGGACCGGATGGTCGGGAAATGATCGGAAATGTCCAAGATGTGCTGCGGATCCTGGGGGCGACGCCATGA
- a CDS encoding MlaD family protein: MRTVKNIASFGAFAVIIATASAYIGSLGLWMGPPENRINLSMAVPEVKGLVVGSSVLLRGATVGKITGISSSVDTATIDFYVDGDQRIPVDSDVRLDNLSALGEAYVGFLPRTDTGPVLTDGQHIATDAITVPPSISQLATSVVRVLNQMDPDQLKRILDEADAGLPDPGKVLPNLSRASLLTRNMVAGMNGQGQQVLDNFQTLLQNADWVGPTLAESAPSLRAAGPPVSHIFQGMMNTVAWNNPDNINLFQDFLARVQSFLDNRAPDLQVVGNALLPQFQGIGGALMNFDTAQILSNALSDIPEEGAITLHVTIPDP; the protein is encoded by the coding sequence ATGAGAACCGTCAAGAACATCGCGTCCTTCGGCGCGTTCGCGGTGATCATCGCGACGGCTTCGGCGTACATCGGATCACTGGGCCTCTGGATGGGGCCGCCCGAGAATCGAATCAACCTGTCGATGGCGGTCCCCGAGGTGAAGGGTCTGGTCGTCGGCTCCAGTGTGTTGTTGCGTGGCGCGACCGTAGGGAAAATCACCGGCATATCGTCCTCGGTCGACACCGCCACCATCGATTTCTACGTCGATGGCGATCAGCGCATACCCGTCGACAGTGATGTGCGGTTGGACAACCTGTCTGCGCTCGGAGAGGCTTATGTGGGGTTCTTGCCACGCACCGACACCGGACCGGTGCTGACCGACGGCCAGCACATCGCGACGGACGCGATCACGGTGCCGCCGTCGATCTCACAGTTGGCCACCAGCGTGGTGCGTGTGCTCAACCAGATGGATCCGGATCAGCTCAAGCGGATCCTCGACGAGGCCGATGCGGGCCTGCCCGATCCGGGCAAAGTGCTGCCCAACCTGTCCCGGGCCAGCCTGCTGACCCGAAACATGGTGGCCGGCATGAACGGTCAAGGGCAACAGGTGCTCGACAATTTCCAGACCCTACTGCAGAACGCAGACTGGGTCGGTCCCACACTCGCCGAATCCGCCCCGTCGCTTCGGGCCGCGGGACCACCGGTGTCGCACATTTTCCAAGGCATGATGAACACCGTCGCGTGGAACAATCCCGACAACATCAATCTCTTCCAAGATTTCTTGGCGCGTGTTCAGAGCTTTCTGGACAACAGGGCGCCCGACCTCCAAGTCGTCGGTAATGCACTGCTGCCGCAGTTCCAGGGAATAGGTGGGGCGTTGATGAACTTCGACACGGCGCAGATTCTCTCGAATGCGTTGTCGGACATACCGGAGGAGGGGGCGATCACACTTCATGTCACGATCCCCGATCCCTAG
- a CDS encoding MlaD family protein, with amino-acid sequence MIKPKAALWRFLVASALAAVIFVLIVNVLRQPVESATRSYTAEFSDASGLHVDADVRVRGVRVGKVADLRLMRKGGQSIAEVDLSLDQRYTVVPATRLAIKYQALTGLRYVDVSNPAEQSNPADAVHRVPMSMTQPSFDITTLFNGLQPVLATLSPDDLDTFTANAASFLQGDGDGLGPMLDSIHKLTALVADRQHVVATLMSNLSAIADGLGGHSKDLVQVLEWLNRPLDAALSVLDEFRKSELYGPSFTSAALRLLENAGFSPGKADIDQGIDRAITVFDNYSDAFKRVPVIWDNVEPPAEDGQPQPCSKGRAQLPQSMDVLLNGQRVVLCNR; translated from the coding sequence ATGATCAAGCCCAAGGCTGCGTTGTGGCGATTCCTGGTGGCGAGTGCGCTGGCCGCGGTCATCTTCGTGCTGATCGTCAATGTGCTGCGGCAGCCGGTGGAAAGTGCCACGCGCTCCTACACTGCCGAATTCAGCGATGCCTCCGGACTGCACGTCGATGCCGACGTCCGGGTGCGCGGGGTTCGGGTCGGCAAGGTTGCAGACCTGCGTTTGATGCGCAAGGGCGGCCAGAGTATCGCCGAGGTCGATCTCAGCCTGGACCAGCGTTACACGGTAGTGCCGGCCACCAGGTTAGCCATCAAATACCAGGCGCTCACCGGGCTTCGGTATGTCGATGTATCGAATCCGGCGGAGCAATCCAATCCTGCGGATGCGGTGCACAGAGTTCCGATGAGTATGACGCAGCCGTCGTTCGACATCACGACGTTGTTCAACGGGCTGCAACCGGTCCTGGCGACGTTGAGTCCCGACGATCTGGACACCTTCACCGCGAACGCCGCGTCATTCCTGCAGGGCGATGGTGACGGGCTGGGGCCCATGCTCGACAGCATCCACAAGTTGACCGCGCTGGTCGCCGACCGTCAGCACGTGGTCGCCACCTTGATGAGCAATCTCAGCGCGATCGCCGACGGGCTGGGTGGCCACTCCAAAGACCTTGTGCAGGTGCTGGAGTGGTTGAACCGGCCACTGGACGCGGCGCTTTCGGTGCTCGACGAGTTCCGAAAGTCGGAGCTGTATGGGCCCAGTTTCACCTCTGCGGCCTTGCGCCTGCTGGAGAACGCCGGATTCTCCCCGGGCAAAGCTGACATAGACCAAGGAATCGACCGTGCCATCACCGTCTTCGACAATTACAGCGATGCGTTCAAGCGGGTGCCGGTGATCTGGGACAACGTCGAGCCACCGGCAGAAGACGGGCAACCGCAACCGTGTTCGAAGGGCCGCGCGCAGCTGCCCCAGTCGATGGATGTGTTGCTCAACGGTCAGCGGGTGGTCCTGTGCAATCGATGA
- a CDS encoding MlaD family protein, with protein MYSDAREPLLMGGYLKRGVLRVCAVTVVSAAVACAGSSCASETRDVVSQYCAFMPDTIGLYVGNPVTQMGYPIGKVTAITPGATQVRVEFSMTEQRTLPSDVKAIIRSPSILADRSLELVGNYAGGAQLSRGDCVPLNRSVSPKSLSEVIGSADTFVNAINAAGSTNVADTIRGVDQLAHGNGAGFGQLLTVSSALLDSPDQEISNIGSIIQNVASLTTALKEIRGPMKEILQDMPVTTPDLVTAIEGAARIAGPEGYGTLGPLTEMVGVLQTRLGDETQITLDTVSDAVRKVAPHANQLAALFNGVPWWINTAANHFNAKQFGTFNIAYRPPLFRVPTHDGLALCGLMNASMPGSCADVNGQPYAVDVALLQYVLAQASHQ; from the coding sequence GTGTATTCCGATGCCAGGGAGCCCCTGCTGATGGGCGGCTATCTCAAGCGTGGAGTCCTGCGCGTCTGCGCGGTGACAGTGGTGAGCGCGGCGGTCGCGTGTGCCGGCTCGTCCTGTGCGTCCGAAACACGGGACGTCGTGTCCCAGTACTGCGCATTCATGCCCGACACCATCGGGTTGTACGTGGGTAATCCGGTCACCCAGATGGGCTATCCCATAGGAAAAGTCACCGCCATCACCCCCGGTGCCACGCAGGTACGGGTCGAGTTCTCGATGACCGAGCAGCGCACGCTGCCCAGTGACGTGAAAGCCATCATCCGCTCGCCCTCGATACTTGCCGACCGGTCGTTGGAACTGGTGGGCAACTATGCGGGCGGCGCGCAACTGAGCCGTGGGGACTGCGTCCCGCTGAACCGCTCGGTGTCTCCGAAATCACTGTCGGAGGTGATCGGATCTGCGGACACCTTCGTCAACGCGATCAATGCCGCCGGGTCGACCAACGTCGCCGACACCATACGCGGGGTGGATCAGCTCGCACATGGCAACGGAGCAGGGTTCGGGCAACTGCTCACCGTCTCCTCTGCCTTGCTGGACAGCCCCGATCAGGAGATCAGCAATATCGGCTCGATCATCCAGAACGTCGCGTCACTGACCACAGCGCTGAAGGAGATCAGGGGGCCGATGAAAGAGATCCTGCAGGACATGCCCGTCACCACGCCGGATCTGGTGACGGCGATTGAGGGGGCGGCGCGAATCGCCGGACCAGAGGGGTACGGAACGCTTGGTCCGCTCACCGAGATGGTCGGCGTGCTGCAGACCAGGCTGGGTGACGAAACTCAGATCACGTTGGATACGGTCAGCGACGCCGTGCGCAAAGTGGCGCCACACGCCAACCAGTTGGCAGCCCTGTTCAACGGTGTGCCCTGGTGGATCAACACCGCAGCGAATCATTTCAACGCCAAGCAATTCGGCACCTTCAACATCGCCTATCGGCCGCCGCTGTTTCGGGTTCCCACCCATGACGGGCTGGCGTTGTGCGGCCTGATGAACGCGTCGATGCCGGGTAGTTGCGCCGATGTCAACGGACAGCCGTACGCAGTCGATGTCGCGTTGCTGCAGTACGTACTTGCGCAAGCGAGTCATCAGTGA
- a CDS encoding MlaD family protein, with the protein MKMLGNPMLWGVTSLVLVAVLAVTAGAVYVSPPNQRSVVFYTDDAASVRPGDGVRIAGITVGKVEDMAIEPNRVRIHASVEKDAFVGDQSQVQVRMLTVVGGYYVNLVSLGDKPLGDKPIPVDRVTMPYNLMKTLADSTKITEHIDPKPIRQSLDEIQAGLNGANVDTLSAVISAGDALTQTIDRQRGQVSEILDLSDEYIEALANYRDKLKELVSKVAILEQTLVLYGKGFASSLKGLGEVSDAFLVPLGKFWVNHREEFIQKVREWQNRVRRWVDNNSRIVPRLRRVRDKIERVLDAQNARPELLATDLCIPMPGSPC; encoded by the coding sequence ATGAAGATGCTCGGTAATCCGATGCTGTGGGGCGTGACCTCACTGGTATTGGTGGCTGTCCTGGCGGTGACGGCAGGCGCGGTGTATGTCAGTCCCCCCAATCAGCGGTCGGTCGTCTTCTACACCGATGACGCCGCCTCCGTGCGACCGGGTGACGGTGTGCGCATCGCCGGTATCACCGTCGGCAAGGTGGAGGACATGGCGATCGAGCCGAATCGTGTCCGGATCCACGCGAGCGTGGAGAAGGACGCGTTTGTCGGCGATCAATCCCAAGTTCAGGTCCGGATGCTGACCGTTGTCGGTGGCTACTACGTGAATCTGGTGTCCCTTGGTGACAAACCACTGGGAGACAAGCCCATTCCCGTGGACAGGGTCACGATGCCGTACAACCTGATGAAGACGTTGGCGGACTCGACGAAGATCACCGAGCACATCGATCCGAAGCCGATCCGCCAGTCTCTCGACGAGATCCAGGCCGGACTCAACGGGGCCAACGTCGACACCCTCAGCGCGGTGATCAGCGCCGGTGACGCGCTGACCCAGACCATCGACCGACAGCGCGGACAGGTGTCCGAAATCCTCGATCTCTCCGATGAATACATCGAGGCGCTGGCCAACTACCGTGACAAACTCAAAGAACTCGTCTCCAAGGTAGCAATCCTGGAACAGACACTGGTCCTGTACGGCAAGGGATTTGCCAGCTCGCTGAAGGGTCTGGGGGAGGTGTCCGACGCGTTCCTGGTCCCGCTCGGCAAGTTCTGGGTGAACCACCGTGAGGAGTTCATCCAGAAGGTCCGCGAGTGGCAGAACCGGGTGCGCCGCTGGGTGGACAACAACAGCAGGATCGTGCCCAGGTTGCGGCGGGTTCGCGACAAGATCGAACGTGTCCTGGACGCTCAAAACGCCCGCCCGGAACTCTTGGCCACCGATCTGTGTATTCCGATGCCAGGGAGCCCCTGCTGA